One Candidatus Zymogenus saltonus genomic window carries:
- a CDS encoding AAA family ATPase, whose translation MPRFLHKIRIEDFRSFKDETIELGDVTCIVGPNEGGKTNLLDAINLIVPGDLSKKEDKRNLTEDDTRKNSERFDKSKLPKITYFVEKSFIKEKIILEREEDDNKREL comes from the coding sequence ATGCCGAGATTTCTACACAAAATTAGAATTGAAGATTTCAGGTCTTTTAAAGATGAAACCATAGAGCTTGGAGATGTAACTTGTATAGTAGGCCCAAACGAAGGTGGTAAAACAAACTTATTGGATGCTATTAATTTGATAGTACCCGGAGATCTAAGTAAAAAAGAAGATAAAAGAAATTTAACAGAAGATGATACAAGAAAAAATTCTGAAAGATTTGATAAAAGTAAACTACCTAAAATAACTTACTTCGTAGAAAAAAGTTTTATAAAAGAAAAAATTATTTTGGAAAGGGAAGAAGATGATAATAAAAGGGAATTATAA